A single window of Rana temporaria chromosome 1, aRanTem1.1, whole genome shotgun sequence DNA harbors:
- the LOC120908924 gene encoding mucin-5AC-like produces the protein MTTVLPTGMTTVLPTVNCYDHILSTVNRYSHSSINRHDHSSTNRQLLRPQFYQPSTATTTVLPTVNRYSHSSTNRQPLQPQFYQPSTATTAVLPTGVTTVLPTVNRYDHSSTNRHDHSSTNRHDHSSTNRQPLQPQFYQPSTATTTVLPTVNRYDHSPTNRQPLRPQFYQPSTATTTVLLTGMTTVLPTVNRYGHSSTNRQPLRPQFYQPSTATATVLPTGNRYGHSPTNRQPLRPHLPTSGSWSPCQGQIIK, from the exons ATGACCACAGTTCTACCAACCGGCATGACCACAGTTCTACCAACCGTCAACTGCTACGACCACA TTCTATCAACCGTCAACCGCTACAGCCACAGTTCTATCAACCGACATGACCACAGTTCTACCAACCGTCAACTGCTACGACCACAGTTCTACCAACCGTCAACCGCTACGACCACAGTTCTACCAACCGTCAACCGCTACAGCCACAGTTCTACCAACCGTCAACCGCTACAGCCACAGTTCTACCAACCGTCAACCGCTACAACCGCAGTTTTACCAACCGGCGTGACCACAGTTCTACCAACTGTCAACCGCTACGACCACAGTTCTACCAACCGGCATGACCACAGTTCTACCAACCGGCATGACCACAGTTCTACCAACCGTCAACCGCTACAACCACAGTTCTACCAACCGTCAACCGCTACAACCACAGTTCTACCAACCGTCAACCGCTACGACCACAG TCCTACCAACCGTCAACCGCTACGACCACAATTCTACCAACCGTCAACCGCTACAACCACAGTTCTACTAACCGGCATGACCACAGTCCTACCAACCGTCAACCGCTACGGCCACAGTTCTACCAACCGTCAACCGCTACGGCCACAGTTCTACCAACCGTCAACCGCTACGGCCACAGTTCTACCAACGGGCAACCGCTACGGCCACAGTCCTACCAACCGGCAACCGCTACGACCACACTTGCCAACCTCAGGCAGTTGGTCACCATGCCAGGGTCAGATTATTAAGTAG
- the LOC120924575 gene encoding probable N-acetyltransferase camello isoform X2, with protein MASDLFLIALGDGLLELAGGDVLILRLGTQREQADMAEYKIRGYRDSDYDVVRELFSHGMSEYVPGVCIHVLKQPWVFFVLTCVFLTLLSSSKSFSLPFMAVVLLLALGRQLLGYCWSMYIDHCLQEDLQDIQKTYMEGEGSHFWVVDAEERIVGTVAAKPSEESGEELILKRMSVRKDFRGLGIAKALSREVIGFARRGGYKAVILNTLMVQVEAKKMYESVGFKKYLEYVMPTVYGKLINFTISKYRYDVFPAS; from the exons ATGGCGTCTGATTTGTTTCTTATAGCTCTAGGAGACGGTCTGCTGGAGCTGGCAGGCGGTGACGTGTTAATCCTGCGtctggggacacagagggagcag GCAGACATGGCGGAGTATAAGATCCGGGGTTACCGAGACTCGGACTACGATGTGGTGCGGGAACTCTTCTCTCACGGTATGAGCGAATACGTCCCCGGCGTCTGCATTCACGTCCTCAAGCAgccctgggtcttcttcgtcctcACCTGCGTCTTCCTCACGCTGCTCAGCAGCTCCAAATCCTTCAGCTTGCCCTTCATGGCCGTCGTCTTGCTGCTGGCGTTGGGCCGCCAGCTCCTCGGCTACTGCTGGTCCATGTACATCGACCACTGCCTGCAGGAGGACCTGCAGGACATCCAGAAGACCTACATGGAGGGCGAGGGTTCCCACTTTTGGGTGGTGGACGCCGAGGAGCGCATCGTAGGGACAGTGGCTGCGAAGCCTTCGGAGGAGAGCGGCGAGGAGTTAATCTTGAAGCGGATGTCGGTCAGGAAAGACTTCAGAGGGCTCGGGATCGCCAAGGCCTTATCGCGGGAGGTTATCGGCTTCGCCAGGCGGGGAGGCTACAAGGCCGTCATCCTCAACACGCTGATGGTCCAGGTGGAGGCCAAGAAGATGTATGAGAGTGTGGGCTTCAAGAAGTACCTGGAATATGTCATGCCCACCGTATACGGGAAGCTGATCAACTTCACCATCTCCAAGTATCGCTATGACGTCTTCCCGGCCAGCTAG
- the LOC120924575 gene encoding probable N-acetyltransferase camello isoform X1, protein MASDLFLIALGDGLLELAGGDVLILRLGTQREQVRGGEDRLGADMAEYKIRGYRDSDYDVVRELFSHGMSEYVPGVCIHVLKQPWVFFVLTCVFLTLLSSSKSFSLPFMAVVLLLALGRQLLGYCWSMYIDHCLQEDLQDIQKTYMEGEGSHFWVVDAEERIVGTVAAKPSEESGEELILKRMSVRKDFRGLGIAKALSREVIGFARRGGYKAVILNTLMVQVEAKKMYESVGFKKYLEYVMPTVYGKLINFTISKYRYDVFPAS, encoded by the exons ATGGCGTCTGATTTGTTTCTTATAGCTCTAGGAGACGGTCTGCTGGAGCTGGCAGGCGGTGACGTGTTAATCCTGCGtctggggacacagagggagcaggtgagaggaggagaggacaggcTGGGG GCAGACATGGCGGAGTATAAGATCCGGGGTTACCGAGACTCGGACTACGATGTGGTGCGGGAACTCTTCTCTCACGGTATGAGCGAATACGTCCCCGGCGTCTGCATTCACGTCCTCAAGCAgccctgggtcttcttcgtcctcACCTGCGTCTTCCTCACGCTGCTCAGCAGCTCCAAATCCTTCAGCTTGCCCTTCATGGCCGTCGTCTTGCTGCTGGCGTTGGGCCGCCAGCTCCTCGGCTACTGCTGGTCCATGTACATCGACCACTGCCTGCAGGAGGACCTGCAGGACATCCAGAAGACCTACATGGAGGGCGAGGGTTCCCACTTTTGGGTGGTGGACGCCGAGGAGCGCATCGTAGGGACAGTGGCTGCGAAGCCTTCGGAGGAGAGCGGCGAGGAGTTAATCTTGAAGCGGATGTCGGTCAGGAAAGACTTCAGAGGGCTCGGGATCGCCAAGGCCTTATCGCGGGAGGTTATCGGCTTCGCCAGGCGGGGAGGCTACAAGGCCGTCATCCTCAACACGCTGATGGTCCAGGTGGAGGCCAAGAAGATGTATGAGAGTGTGGGCTTCAAGAAGTACCTGGAATATGTCATGCCCACCGTATACGGGAAGCTGATCAACTTCACCATCTCCAAGTATCGCTATGACGTCTTCCCGGCCAGCTAG